The Pan paniscus chromosome 3, NHGRI_mPanPan1-v2.0_pri, whole genome shotgun sequence genome includes a window with the following:
- the LOC100986129 gene encoding small ribosomal subunit protein eS1-like, with protein MAVGKNKRLTKGGKKGAKKKVVDPFSKKDWYDVKAPAMFNIRNIGKTLITRTQGTKIASDGLKGRVFEVSLADLQNDEVAFRKFKLITEDVQGKNCLTNFHGMDLTRDKMCSMVKKWQTMIEAHVDVKTTDGYLLRLFCVGFTKKRNNQIRKTSYAQHQQVRQIRKKMMEIMTREVQTNDLKEVVNKLIPDSIGKDIEKPCQSIYPLHDVFVRKVKMLKKPKFELGKLMELHGEGSSSGKATGDETGAKVERADGYEPPVQESV; from the coding sequence ATGGCGGTTGGCAAGAACAAGCGCCTTACGAAAGGCGGCAAAAAGGGAGCCAAGAAGAAAGTGGTTGATCCATTTTCTAAGAAAGATTGGTATGATGTGAAAGCACCTGCTAtgttcaatataagaaatattggaAAGACGCTCATCACCAGGACCCAAGGAACCAAAATTGCATCTGATGGTCTCAAGGGTCGTGTGTTTGAAGTGAGTCTTGCTGATTTGCAGAATGATGAAGttgcatttagaaaattcaagcTGATTACTGAAGATGTTCAGGGTAAAAACTGCCTGACTAACTTCCATGGCATGGATCTTACCCGTGACAAAATGTGTTCCATGGTCAAAAAATGGCAGACAATGATTGAAGCTCACGTTGATGTCAAGACTACCGATGGTTACTTGCTTCGTCTGTTCTGTGTTGGTTTTACTAAAAAACGCAACAATCAGATACGGAAGACCTCTTATGCTCAGCACCAACAGGTCCGCCAAATCCGGAAGAAGATGATGGAAATCATGACCCGAGAGGTGCAGACAAATGACTTGAAAGAAGTGGTCAATAAATTGATTCCAGACAGCATTGGAAAAGACATAGAAAAGCCTTGCCAATCTATTTATCCTCTCCATGATGTCTTcgttagaaaagtaaaaatgctgaaGAAGCCCAAGTTTGAATTGGGAAAGCTCATGGAGCTTCATGGTGAAGGCAGTAGTTCTGGAAAAGCCACTGGGGACGAGACAGGTGCTAAAGTTGAACGAGCTGATGGATATGAACCACCAGTCCAAGAATCTGTTTAA